The DNA window TTTCCGTCGGCGAACGGCTCGGCCTCGGGCTGGGCCTGACGCACCAGGGGGCGAGCTTTGCCGACAACAGCAACAACGCGATCCTGCCTGCCTATACGCGGATCGACGCGGCTGCGTGGTACGACGTGAGCGACTATGTCCGCGTGCAGGTCAATGTCGAAAACCTCACCGACGAGCTCTATTTCCCCAACGCCCACGCGGTGCACCAGGTGACGGTCGCGCCGCCGCTCAATGCACGTTTCGCGGTGACGGCGCGGTTCTAGCTCAGTCGGAGGTTTCCATTCCCCTGCCGGGCCTCAGCGCCGGGACGGCCCTTGCGGCGTCCTCGGTGCTAATGCCCGGCGGCGGGGCGGCGCTGATGTTTTCGCGCCGCTGCTGCACGCGACCTGCGCGCTGCACCGCTCTCACGAGGCGCGGATAGACCCCGCAGCGGCACATGTTCGGGATCGCCTCCACGATCTCGGCCTCGCTCGGCGAGGAATTGCGCTGGATCAGCGCGGCCGCAGCGATGACAATGCCGGGCGTACAATAGCCGCACTGGATCGCCTGTTCGGCCACCATCGCCTGCTGGACGGGGTGCGACCGGTCGCGCGACAGACCCTCGATCGTGGTGATGAAGCGCCCCTCCGCCTCAGCCAGGGTGATCCGGCAGGATCTGAGCGCCGCCCCGTCGACCAGCACCATGCATGCGCCGACGCAATCGCCCCCGCAGGCCTTGGTGCCCGTAAGGTTCATCGCATCGCGCAGCGCGTGGACGAGCGGCATTTCGGGGTCGAGATCGAACTGGACCGGCCGGTCATTGACCGTCATGCGCGACATGGATCGGTGCTTTCCTCAAGGGCGCGAAGCCGCGCGCGGGATCAGTTGCGCCAGCTGTCGTCGATCCGGTCGATCCGGCGCTTCCACGCCTCGAAATCGAACAAGCCCGCGCCGCCCTGTCCGGCCATGACCGAAAGGTCGCGCTGGTGCACGTCGACGACGTCCTGCGGGACGGGCTGCGGACCGCCCATGCCGAGCGTCGCGACCTGGATCTCGCACGCGCGCTGCAGTGCCCACATCTTGACGAACATGCCCTGGATGGTCTTGTCCATCACGACCGGGCCGTGATTGCGCAGCATCAGGATCGAGTGGTCGCCGAGGTTCTCGACCAGCCGCTCGCCTTCCTCGGGGCGCACCGTGATGCCCTCGAAATCGTGATAGCCGATCTGGCCCTGGAAATTGCAGGCGTAGAAATTGGTCGGCAGCAGCCCGCCCTTGTGGCTGCACACCGCCATGGTCGCGGTGGTGTGCACGTGGCAGATTGCCGCCGCGCGCGTCCCCAGATGCTTGTGGAAATAGGCGTGCTGGGTGAAACCGGCCTTGTTCACCATGTAGGGCGAGCCGCCGACATTGTTGCCCTCGACGTCGATCTTGACGAGATTGCTCGCGGTGACCTCGTCATAGAGCAGGCCGAACGGGTTGATGAGGAAGGTGTCCTCCTCGCCCGGCACTTTCACCGAGATGTGGTTGTAGATCGATTCCGACCAGCCGAGATGGTCGAAGATGCGGTAGCAGGCCGCAAGGTCCAGCCGCGCCTGCCATTCTTCCTTGCTGCAT is part of the Erythrobacter litoralis genome and encodes:
- a CDS encoding class II aldolase/adducin family protein, whose protein sequence is MATQLKSGNEPGIECSKEEWQARLDLAACYRIFDHLGWSESIYNHISVKVPGEEDTFLINPFGLLYDEVTASNLVKIDVEGNNVGGSPYMVNKAGFTQHAYFHKHLGTRAAAICHVHTTATMAVCSHKGGLLPTNFYACNFQGQIGYHDFEGITVRPEEGERLVENLGDHSILMLRNHGPVVMDKTIQGMFVKMWALQRACEIQVATLGMGGPQPVPQDVVDVHQRDLSVMAGQGGAGLFDFEAWKRRIDRIDDSWRN
- a CDS encoding (2Fe-2S)-binding protein, which codes for MSRMTVNDRPVQFDLDPEMPLVHALRDAMNLTGTKACGGDCVGACMVLVDGAALRSCRITLAEAEGRFITTIEGLSRDRSHPVQQAMVAEQAIQCGYCTPGIVIAAAALIQRNSSPSEAEIVEAIPNMCRCGVYPRLVRAVQRAGRVQQRRENISAAPPPGISTEDAARAVPALRPGRGMETSD